CTCTAATGCATCTAAGTCAAAGAGACCCCCTTATACTAGCTAAACGCTCATTAGCGTCAGCAATAAATTGCTTCATTTCAAATTTCTCCATTATTTTACTTTCCTTTCTGGCAAAAAGGAGCCACCCTTCTTAACAAGGTGTGGCTCACAGTAGAACTATTAACTTGTTCGGGTTGGTTTATTCACTTGCTCACGTTGCACATTCTGACGAACTTGTGCTTTCATCGCAAAGCGCGCAACATCATATTCAATCGCTGCAATCATTTCTTCGAAGCGTTCATAACCTTCCGTTTGATACTCGGTAAGTGGGTTCGTTTGAGCATAAGCCCGTAAGCCGACTCCTTGGCGCAAATGATCCATCATATCGATGTGATCGGTCCATTTAGAATCCACAACCCGTAAGATAATCACTTTCTCAAATTCAAGAATTTGTTGGGCACCATTTAACTCTTGGATTTTCGCATCATAGGCCGCTTCCGCGCGATTATAAATCAATTCAACCAATTGCTTCGGATTTTTTTGGGCAGATAAATCTGCCATCGTAACCGCATCTTCTGGTAGAAGTACCGTATCAACAAAGTCCCTCAAGCCATCAAGATTCCATTCTGCCTTATCACCTTCGGTATATAGGGCAACTTGCCGCTCAATGGTGCGGTAAATCATGGCTTTAATATACGGTGTTAACGGCTCTTGTGAGTTAATAACGTCTTGGCGCTGACGGTAAATAACCTCTCTTTGTTCACGCATCACTTCGTCATACTCTAAGACGTTCTTACGTGTATCATAGTTGTTGCCTTCCACACGCTTTTGGGCCGATTCAACTTGACGGGTAAGCATGCGACTTTGAATCGCCATATCATTGCCGTCATCATCAATGTTGAGTTGCTCCCACATCGCTTGAATACGATCTGAGCCGAAGCGGCGCATCAAGTCATCTTCAAGGGATAAGTAGAATTGTGAGGCTCCTGGGTCCCCTTGACGGCCCGCACGACCCCGTAATTGATCATCAATACGACGGGATTCATGGCGTTCTGTACCAATAACGCAGAGGCCACCAATTTCTTTTACCCCACTACCTAGCTTAATATCCGTACCTCGACCAGCCATGTTCGTGGCAATCGTTACGGCACCTTTTTGGCCGGCTTGCATGATGATTTCTGCTTCTTTAAAGTGGTTTTTCGCATTCAAGACTTCATGAGGAATGCCCGCTTGTGTAAGAAGTTGGGATAAGTATTCAGATGTTTCAACGGCCACAGTACCGACTAGAATCGGTTGCCCTGTAGCATGGCGTTCTTTGATTTCTTCTACAACGGCATTAAACTTCGACCGCAAATTCGGGTACAATAAGTCGGCCTGGTCATCGCGAATGACTTCACGGTTGGTTGGCACTTGAATGACGTTCATATTGTATATTTCCCGGAACTCTTCTTCTTCCGTCTTGGCTGTACCAGTCATCCCGGCAAGCTTTTCATACATACGGAAGTAGTTCTGGAAGGTGATTGTTGCCATCGTCTTCGATTCATCTTCGATTTCAACGTTCTCTTTGGCTTCAATCGCCTGGTGCAAGCCATCTGAGTAGCGACGACCGTCCATAATACGGCCAGTAAAGCCGTCAACAATCTTGACCTTGCCTTCATCGACGACATAGTCAATATCTTTCAACATAATATAGTTGGCCCGTAAGGCTTGATCAATATGATGCACCAAGGCAGTGTTGCCTACATCGTAGAGGTTGTCTAAACGGAAGACCCGCTCTGCCTTGTCAGTCCCCTCATCCGTTAAGGCAATCGTCTTAGACGTTACGTCAATCGTATAGTCTATATCTTCTTTTAAGCCTTTGACGAAATAATCCGCCCGCGTATACAAAGCAGTTGATTTACCAGCTTGACCGGAAATAATGAGCGGTGTACGTGCTTCGTCGATTAAGATTGAGTCCACTTCATCGACAACTGCATAGTAAAGCGGTCTTTGGACCATTTGTTCTTTGTAAACAACCATGTTATCGCGCAAATAGTCAAAGCCCAGTTCATTATTCGTACTATACGTCACATCTGCATTATACGCTTCACGTTTCTGTTGTGGATTGAGGCTATTCAAGTTTAACCCGACAGTTAAGCCTAAGAAGCGGAAGATTTCGCCCATTTCTTGCGAGTCACGCGTCGCCAAGTAATCATTGACCGTTACCACATGCACGCCTTTACCAGCCAAGGCATTCAAGTAAACTGGCATTGTCTCTGTTAACGTCTTACCTTCCCCGGTCTTCATCTCAGCAATGTTGCCTTCATGAAGAATAATTGCCCCTTGAATTTGTACTTTATATGGGAAAAGACCGATAACTCGACGAGCTGCTTCCCGTACTACAGCGTAAGCCTCTGGTAGAATACTGTCTAAGCTTTCCCCTTGTTTATATCTTTGTTGGAACTGAGTTGTCTGATCACGCAAAGCTTCGTCCGACATTGCTTGATAAGTCGGCTCCATCTCCATAATTTTATCAGCGATGCGGCTCGTTCGACGCAATTCCCCTTTATCATTCTCAATTAAATTCTTAAGAAAATTAGCCATCTAGATGCTCCTTTGGTTAAGTACTTATTTATATATCGATATACCATCTCAAGAAAAATGGTTACTCTCTTAGTTTAACATGGATTTGTGAGAAAAGAAATTGTTTATTTAAAGTTCACGGCAAAAAGCCCACTAGAGATTCCTAGCGAGCTAAGCGGTCAGGGTTATGTTATGTTTATGCATTTAATGTTGCTGTTTCAATTAGGCCGTAGCGTCCGTCATTGCGGCGGTACACAATATTAATTTCATTCGTTTCTGCATCGGTATAGATGAAGAAATCGTGGCCTAACATATTCATTTGTAAAACAGCCTCTTCACTATCCATTGGTTTTAAATCGATCCGTTTAGAGCGAACAATTTCAAGGTTCTCATCAGCCTCTTCTGCAACCGAACCAGCAGCAGCTTCTGCTTCAAATAGGCCCTCAAAGCCTTTCTCTCTTGATTTGCGATTGATTTTGGTCTTATATTTACGAACTTGTCGCTCAAGCTTATCGACAACAAAATCAATACTCTTATATAAATCATCCGTTGTCTCTTCAGCGCGTAAGACTAGGAATGATAGAGGAATTGTTACCTCAGCTTTGGCTGTTTTATCGGGATAGATTTTCAAGTTCACATGTGCGGTTGCATCAGGTGCGTCATCAAAGAAACGCTCCAATTTCGATACTTTCTTCTCGGCATATTCCCGTATAGCAGGAGTTACCTCGATATTCTCTCCGCGTACATTATAGTTAAACATATAAATCCCTCTTTCCACAATATATTCTAACATCAGCCATTCGCATCGAATACATTCCTTCGCATGGTTCGACTGAAAGCTAATATCCGATCCAAATGACTTGGCGATATTAGTTAATGAGTAGCTTTACTACTTGTTTGTATTATAACACAATTATAAGCATTTGAAAACGGAAACAACTTTCTCATTTAATCAGTATCTCGTCCCAAACTAATACTCTCAATGACCGGTTCACTTTCAGGGAAGCGTGCCTTAAGCGCATCAAATAAGATTTGCTTAGCCAATAACATCGTCGCCCCCGTTGTATACACATCGTCAAAGATAAGATACGGCCGATCGACTAGTGAGGCCATATCATCAATCGCAAAAGCTTGCTTTAACTGAAGTCGAGCCTGGCGTGTCTTACTGGATTGCTTCTGATTATCGCCAATATAGGTAAATGGCGACTGATGTGGAATGTCCGCCATATCCAGAAGTAAGCTAGTTGCATGAAACCCTCGCATCTGCATGCTCGCTGGTGAACTGGCTAGCACAAGCCATTGGTAAGCTTGTTGTTGCTGATAACTACTAGCAAGTGCTTCGCTGACCAACCAACCTTGGCGAAAATCCGCTTGAAATTTATATTGGTAGAGCCACTCACGAAAGGCCTCGTTATACTGATAGATTGATTGATGGTGAATAAATCGGGCGTCATACCGCTCCAACCACCGTATACAATCAAAGCAATACGTTAAATCATCTCGTCTGTGAGGCTGTTCATAAATGTCGTCTGTTTCATGCAAATACCGGGAACAGCCCCAACACAGCAAATGCGTATCATCTAAGTGCTGCCACTGTGCTTGACAAGTCTCACAAAGCAAAGGGAATTCAATCGGCTTTAAGCTGAGAATATGCTGGACTTGCAGTTCATGATGCAAGCGACTCCCACAACTTAAACAAGCAAAAGTCCTAGGCTTGGTCATGATGCAACAACCCCCGCTTTCTCCCCATTGCATTCATCGTCTGAATTTCTTGCCGAGCCTGCTTCATCGCACGACTGATACCACCATGGGCATAAATTAATTGCCCCGTTGGATAATTGGGCCGCCGCCCTACCCGGCCACTCATTTGAACTAAGGCTGCCTGGGAGTAGAGCGGGCTTTCCGCACCTACGATACAAACTTGGCAATTCTCAAAGGTTACGCCCCGTTCCAATATTGTCGTCGTAATTAAGGCTTGATAGGCTCCGTCGCGAAGTGCCTGTACTTTTACCTTGCGCTCGGGATCTTTAGCATGAACACAGGCCATTAAATAAGGGCTTGAACTTTGCTGTAACCAAGCAAATAACGCCTCTGCTAAGCGAATACTTGGCATAAAGATTAACTGCACACCCTCTAAAGCTAAGACTTCCTGTAATAGGCGCCAAAGTTCAGACTGCTGATTCCTGGTTCTAATTGCATGGCGCCAATCACCAATCCAGGTAAAGACAGGTTCTGGCAAGGGATAGCCATGATACCGCGCTGGTAGGACCGTTGCCGTAAGTTGCTGATTGTCTACCAAATCTTTTAAGTGCTGATTAGGTGTAGCTGTAAGGTAGATTAACTTCCCACTGGCTTGGACCGCCCGCTCTACGGCGAAATGCAGTTGTGAATTATTCACATAAGGAAAGGCATCGACCTCATCCACAATTAATAAATCAAAGGCTTCAGCAAAGCGCAAAAGCTGATGGGTCGTACTAACAACCAAGGGCGTATAAGTATAAGCTTCCTCGCTATGCCCATATAACAAAGAAACAGGAACTTCCTTAAAAGCCGTCTGCAATCTTGGAGCAAGTTCCAAGCAGACATCAATCCGCGGCGAAGCAACACAAACCCGACCTCCTGCTTCTAAGACATGGGCAATCGCTGGGAAAATCATCTCCGTCTTGCCTGCACCTGTTACAGCATGAATCATATGGGGCCTTTGGGTATCCGCGAGACTCTCGATTAAAGCTTGACTCCCCCGAGCTTGCTCAGCGGATAGTGTCCCTTCCCACGTAAGTAATGAGTTTTCCTTAACTCTTTCTTGCGCAGGGGCTTGCGGTAAATAATACAAAGACTTCCCCTTAGTAATGCGCCCCATCTGAATACAGGCCAAGCAATATACCAAGTCTTCCGTTTGAATCGTTGTGGGCATATCTAAGCGCACAAACTGATGCGAATCCGTATTATTGCAGCGACCACAGCGATAGCCTTCATCGGAAGCTACAATGGCTTCCCGGGCCCCTAGCTCCTGAATAACTGCTTCGTAGCTATCGCCTTGGCCAATCGCCTGCAAACTATGCTTGACCTCATGTTCTGTGAGTAAGCGCCCCCAGAATAAAGACGCCAATGACCTATTCATCTCCATTATAAAAACACCTCCTATTTATATATACGCAAAATAGGGGGTGTTTCCATCTGGTCAATTTTAAATTATTTTACTTGGAATTTGAGGAATTATAGCAAAGCCCTTAGCGCCTTTACCTGTATGAGTTCCAATAACTGGACTCAAGTAAGCCACTTCAATGGAATCTTGCCATACCAAAGCTTCTTTCAATAAAGCTTCAATCTGTTGAATATCTTCTTCAGCGGCTGCGTGTGCTAACTTGATTTCAATCCCCTGGGGGTAAGTTTTTAGGGCTTCTTGCGCTAATTCTACCCATCGCTGATATACTTTGCGATTCGTACGAATCTTCTCAAAGACTTGAATACTCCCC
This region of Suicoccus acidiformans genomic DNA includes:
- the secA gene encoding preprotein translocase subunit SecA — protein: MANFLKNLIENDKGELRRTSRIADKIMEMEPTYQAMSDEALRDQTTQFQQRYKQGESLDSILPEAYAVVREAARRVIGLFPYKVQIQGAIILHEGNIAEMKTGEGKTLTETMPVYLNALAGKGVHVVTVNDYLATRDSQEMGEIFRFLGLTVGLNLNSLNPQQKREAYNADVTYSTNNELGFDYLRDNMVVYKEQMVQRPLYYAVVDEVDSILIDEARTPLIISGQAGKSTALYTRADYFVKGLKEDIDYTIDVTSKTIALTDEGTDKAERVFRLDNLYDVGNTALVHHIDQALRANYIMLKDIDYVVDEGKVKIVDGFTGRIMDGRRYSDGLHQAIEAKENVEIEDESKTMATITFQNYFRMYEKLAGMTGTAKTEEEEFREIYNMNVIQVPTNREVIRDDQADLLYPNLRSKFNAVVEEIKERHATGQPILVGTVAVETSEYLSQLLTQAGIPHEVLNAKNHFKEAEIIMQAGQKGAVTIATNMAGRGTDIKLGSGVKEIGGLCVIGTERHESRRIDDQLRGRAGRQGDPGASQFYLSLEDDLMRRFGSDRIQAMWEQLNIDDDGNDMAIQSRMLTRQVESAQKRVEGNNYDTRKNVLEYDEVMREQREVIYRQRQDVINSQEPLTPYIKAMIYRTIERQVALYTEGDKAEWNLDGLRDFVDTVLLPEDAVTMADLSAQKNPKQLVELIYNRAEAAYDAKIQELNGAQQILEFEKVIILRVVDSKWTDHIDMMDHLRQGVGLRAYAQTNPLTEYQTEGYERFEEMIAAIEYDVARFAMKAQVRQNVQREQVNKPTRTS
- the hpf gene encoding ribosome hibernation-promoting factor, HPF/YfiA family, whose protein sequence is MFNYNVRGENIEVTPAIREYAEKKVSKLERFFDDAPDATAHVNLKIYPDKTAKAEVTIPLSFLVLRAEETTDDLYKSIDFVVDKLERQVRKYKTKINRKSREKGFEGLFEAEAAAGSVAEEADENLEIVRSKRIDLKPMDSEEAVLQMNMLGHDFFIYTDAETNEINIVYRRNDGRYGLIETATLNA
- a CDS encoding ComF family protein, translating into MTKPRTFACLSCGSRLHHELQVQHILSLKPIEFPLLCETCQAQWQHLDDTHLLCWGCSRYLHETDDIYEQPHRRDDLTYCFDCIRWLERYDARFIHHQSIYQYNEAFREWLYQYKFQADFRQGWLVSEALASSYQQQQAYQWLVLASSPASMQMRGFHATSLLLDMADIPHQSPFTYIGDNQKQSSKTRQARLQLKQAFAIDDMASLVDRPYLIFDDVYTTGATMLLAKQILFDALKARFPESEPVIESISLGRDTD
- a CDS encoding DEAD/DEAH box helicase, which translates into the protein MEMNRSLASLFWGRLLTEHEVKHSLQAIGQGDSYEAVIQELGAREAIVASDEGYRCGRCNNTDSHQFVRLDMPTTIQTEDLVYCLACIQMGRITKGKSLYYLPQAPAQERVKENSLLTWEGTLSAEQARGSQALIESLADTQRPHMIHAVTGAGKTEMIFPAIAHVLEAGGRVCVASPRIDVCLELAPRLQTAFKEVPVSLLYGHSEEAYTYTPLVVSTTHQLLRFAEAFDLLIVDEVDAFPYVNNSQLHFAVERAVQASGKLIYLTATPNQHLKDLVDNQQLTATVLPARYHGYPLPEPVFTWIGDWRHAIRTRNQQSELWRLLQEVLALEGVQLIFMPSIRLAEALFAWLQQSSSPYLMACVHAKDPERKVKVQALRDGAYQALITTTILERGVTFENCQVCIVGAESPLYSQAALVQMSGRVGRRPNYPTGQLIYAHGGISRAMKQARQEIQTMNAMGRKRGLLHHDQA